The following are encoded together in the bacterium genome:
- a CDS encoding SIS domain-containing protein, protein MRALFAESAQVQQTFAAEQAANLEKAVDTVAKALSAGNKVLLFGNGGSAADAQHIAAELVGRLQRERRPLAAIALTTDTSALTAIANDYGYDEVFARQVRALGRRGDVALAFSTSGNSRSVLNAVDACGEHGVTTIGLTGGTGGELAKRADLTLCVSAGRNSNRIQETHILVGHVLCDLVERRLFGDAP, encoded by the coding sequence ATCCGGGCCCTCTTCGCGGAGAGCGCCCAGGTGCAGCAGACGTTCGCGGCCGAGCAGGCCGCGAATCTGGAGAAGGCCGTCGATACCGTCGCCAAGGCCCTGTCGGCCGGCAACAAGGTCCTGCTCTTCGGCAACGGCGGCAGCGCCGCCGACGCCCAGCACATCGCCGCCGAGCTGGTCGGCCGGCTCCAGCGCGAGCGCCGGCCGCTCGCGGCCATCGCGCTCACGACCGACACCTCGGCGCTGACCGCGATCGCGAACGACTATGGCTACGACGAGGTGTTCGCGCGCCAGGTGCGGGCACTCGGCCGGCGCGGCGACGTCGCGCTCGCGTTCTCGACGAGCGGCAACTCGCGCAGCGTGCTGAACGCCGTCGACGCCTGCGGCGAGCACGGCGTCACCACCATCGGGCTCACCGGCGGCACCGGCGGCGAGCTCGCGAAGAGGGCCGACCTCACGCTCTGCGTGTCCGCAGGTCGGAACTCGAACCGCATCCAGGAGACGCACATCCTCGTCGGCCACGTGCTCTGCGACCTGGTCGAGCGCCGCCTGTTCGGCGACGCGCCATGA
- a CDS encoding sigma 54-interacting transcriptional regulator, with protein sequence MAREADRLRLLHELGCAFAARTELDELMPLIVERCRTVLDCDGVAVLLHDPEQNEFYFPYTASDPSVAAELATLRFPAEHGIAGAVFRSGHPQRVDDVSRDTRFWPGVDHRTGAVTRNLLAAPLTTARGTIGVIEVINRHGGDFTDDDLALLEALGGSVAVALENARLWEELRASEERLRAQVVALRRDLARRDRFVEIVGTTPAMAEVFRLMESAAPAAIAVLVEGETGTGKELVARGIHRASPRADRPFLAVNCAAFTETLLESELFGHRRGAFTGADRDRRGLFEAADGGTVFLDEVGEMPFPMQAKLLRVLQEGEVTPLGDARPRRVDVRVVSATNRELSGEVARGTFRQDLFYRLAAFPIRLPPLRERRDDIPVLAQHLLAAAAERQHKFIAGLSPEVLGRLVQHDWPGNVRELQNEIERAVVVAQPGDAIQPEHLSPRLRSGVRPSAAARPSPAPPPATDGNATTGSLRTARAAFERGYVAEALRAHGGNVSHTARALGLSRVMLQKKMKEYGLR encoded by the coding sequence ATGGCTCGTGAGGCCGACCGCCTGCGGCTGCTCCACGAGCTCGGATGCGCCTTCGCGGCCCGGACCGAGCTCGACGAGCTCATGCCGCTCATCGTCGAGCGTTGCCGCACCGTGCTCGACTGCGACGGCGTCGCCGTCCTGCTGCACGATCCCGAGCAGAACGAGTTCTACTTCCCGTACACGGCCAGCGATCCCAGCGTCGCCGCCGAGCTGGCGACGCTGCGCTTCCCCGCCGAGCACGGCATCGCCGGCGCCGTCTTCCGCAGCGGCCATCCGCAGCGGGTCGACGACGTCTCGCGGGACACCCGCTTCTGGCCGGGCGTCGATCACCGCACGGGCGCGGTCACACGCAACCTCCTCGCCGCACCGTTGACGACGGCGCGCGGCACCATCGGCGTCATAGAGGTCATCAACCGCCACGGCGGCGACTTCACCGACGACGACCTCGCGCTGCTCGAGGCGCTCGGCGGCAGCGTCGCCGTCGCGCTCGAGAACGCGCGGCTGTGGGAGGAGCTGCGCGCTTCCGAGGAGCGGTTGCGCGCGCAGGTGGTGGCGCTGCGGCGCGACCTCGCCCGGCGCGACCGCTTCGTCGAGATCGTCGGCACCACGCCTGCCATGGCGGAGGTATTCCGGCTGATGGAGAGCGCGGCGCCGGCGGCGATCGCGGTGCTGGTCGAGGGCGAGACCGGCACCGGCAAGGAGCTCGTCGCGCGCGGCATCCATCGCGCCAGCCCGCGCGCGGACCGGCCGTTCCTCGCCGTCAACTGCGCTGCGTTCACCGAGACGCTGCTCGAGAGCGAGCTCTTCGGCCACCGCCGCGGCGCCTTCACCGGCGCGGACCGCGACCGGCGCGGGCTGTTCGAGGCGGCGGACGGCGGCACCGTCTTCCTGGACGAGGTCGGCGAGATGCCGTTCCCGATGCAGGCGAAGCTGCTGCGCGTCCTCCAGGAGGGCGAGGTGACGCCGCTGGGCGACGCCCGCCCGCGGCGGGTCGACGTCCGCGTCGTGTCGGCGACCAACCGCGAGCTCTCCGGCGAGGTCGCACGCGGCACCTTCCGACAGGACCTCTTCTACCGCCTGGCCGCCTTCCCGATCCGCCTGCCGCCGCTGCGCGAGCGGCGCGACGACATTCCCGTGCTCGCGCAGCACCTGCTGGCGGCGGCCGCGGAGCGGCAGCACAAATTCATCGCCGGGCTGTCGCCGGAGGTGCTGGGACGCCTCGTCCAGCACGATTGGCCCGGCAACGTGCGCGAGCTCCAGAACGAGATCGAGCGCGCGGTGGTCGTCGCCCAGCCGGGCGACGCGATCCAGCCGGAGCACCTCTCGCCCCGACTGCGCAGCGGCGTGCGCCCGTCGGCCGCCGCGCGACCGTCCCCCGCGCCGCCGCCGGCGACGGACGGCAACGCGACCACCGGCTCGCTGCGGACCGCGCGCGCCGCGTTCGAGCGCGGCTACGTCGCCGAGGCGCTGCGGGCGCACGGCGGCAACGTCTCGCACACCGCTCGCGCGCTCGGCCTCTCGCGCGTCATGCTCCAGAAGAAGATGAAGGAGTACGGGCTGCGCTGA
- a CDS encoding tetratricopeptide repeat protein has protein sequence MLAPTTRPIACIPAAPRTIILLAVVASVLSLAAPAAAGPRAAAALALCARADALTGDAREAILDRALATAERAVEANDADADAHFAVFCALGKQLRDEGFALTAFAKLRRARAAVDRALALNPDHVPALVGKGAALIETPAIAGGNAERGRELLRRALELDPENMAAHLYLAQADGGRPLAVAHSGP, from the coding sequence ATGCTCGCCCCGACGACACGCCCGATCGCCTGCATCCCAGCCGCGCCGCGGACGATCATCCTCCTCGCCGTCGTGGCGTCGGTGCTCTCGCTCGCCGCGCCCGCTGCCGCGGGTCCGCGGGCCGCGGCAGCGTTGGCGCTCTGTGCCCGCGCCGACGCCCTCACGGGCGACGCCCGCGAAGCGATCCTCGACCGCGCCCTCGCCACGGCGGAGCGGGCGGTGGAGGCCAACGACGCCGATGCCGACGCGCACTTCGCCGTCTTCTGCGCCCTGGGCAAGCAGCTGCGGGACGAGGGGTTCGCCCTCACCGCGTTCGCAAAGCTGCGCCGTGCCCGCGCCGCCGTCGATCGCGCGCTGGCGCTGAACCCGGACCACGTGCCGGCGCTCGTCGGCAAGGGCGCCGCGCTGATCGAGACGCCAGCCATCGCCGGCGGCAACGCCGAGCGCGGCCGCGAGCTGCTCCGCCGCGCCCTCGAGCTCGATCCGGAGAACATGGCCGCGCACCTCTACCTGGCCCAAGCCGACGGCGGCCGCCCGCTGGCAGTGGCCCATAGCGGTCCCTGA
- the lhgO gene encoding L-2-hydroxyglutarate oxidase, which translates to MSGARFDVAVIGGGIVGLATALALGRRRARLVVLEAEAALGQHQSGHNSGVIHSGLYYKPGSSKARNCVVGRDLMYRFCAEHGVMHERCGKLVVATDERELGPLVELERRGNANGLRGIRRLAAEELREHEPNVAGIAGLFVPETGIADYPRVVETMATLVRGYDGDIRTNARVVGCRRTSDGIVLETAVGPVTAGALVNCAGLQSDRIARLCGVPPGLHIVPFRGEYYELRPERAHLVRNLIYPVPDPSFPFLGVHFTRMARGGVECGPNAVLALKREGYRHVDVSPRDVGDMVGFGGFWRMAGRYWQTGMAEVWRSFSKRAFVASLQRLVPSLQMDDVVPAGAGVRAQAVEPNGLLVDDFRIVEAPGMIHVLNAPSPAATASLSIGETIADMAAARFGLRHAG; encoded by the coding sequence GTGTCCGGCGCCCGCTTCGACGTCGCCGTCATCGGCGGCGGCATCGTCGGTCTGGCCACGGCGCTGGCGCTCGGGCGCCGGCGGGCGCGGCTCGTGGTGCTCGAGGCCGAGGCCGCGCTCGGCCAGCATCAGAGCGGCCACAACAGCGGCGTCATCCATTCCGGGCTCTACTACAAGCCGGGCTCCTCGAAGGCGCGGAACTGCGTCGTCGGACGCGACCTCATGTACCGCTTCTGCGCCGAGCACGGCGTCATGCACGAGCGCTGCGGCAAGCTCGTCGTCGCCACCGACGAGCGCGAGCTGGGACCGCTCGTCGAGCTCGAGCGCCGCGGCAACGCCAACGGCCTCCGCGGCATCCGCCGCCTCGCGGCCGAGGAGCTACGCGAGCATGAGCCCAACGTCGCCGGTATCGCGGGCCTCTTCGTCCCCGAGACGGGCATCGCCGACTACCCCCGCGTGGTCGAGACGATGGCGACGCTGGTGCGCGGGTACGACGGCGACATCCGCACGAACGCGCGCGTCGTCGGCTGCCGTCGCACGTCCGACGGCATCGTGCTCGAAACCGCGGTCGGGCCCGTCACCGCGGGCGCGCTCGTCAACTGTGCCGGGCTGCAGTCGGACCGCATCGCGCGGCTGTGCGGCGTCCCGCCGGGCCTGCACATCGTGCCGTTCCGCGGCGAGTACTACGAGCTGCGCCCGGAGCGCGCCCACCTCGTGCGCAACCTCATCTACCCGGTACCCGACCCGTCGTTCCCGTTCCTCGGCGTGCACTTCACTCGCATGGCGCGCGGCGGCGTCGAGTGCGGGCCGAACGCGGTGCTGGCGCTGAAACGCGAAGGCTATCGGCACGTGGACGTCTCGCCGCGCGACGTCGGCGACATGGTCGGCTTCGGTGGCTTCTGGCGCATGGCGGGTCGCTACTGGCAGACGGGCATGGCGGAGGTGTGGCGGTCGTTCTCGAAGCGCGCCTTCGTCGCATCGCTGCAGCGGCTCGTGCCGAGCCTTCAGATGGACGACGTCGTGCCCGCCGGCGCCGGCGTGCGCGCACAAGCGGTCGAGCCGAACGGCCTCCTCGTCGACGACTTCCGCATCGTCGAAGCGCCCGGGATGATCCACGTCCTCAACGCACCCTCCCCCGCCGCCACGGCGTCGCTCAGCATCGGCGAGACCATCGCCGACATGGCCGCCGCCCGCTTCGGGCTGCGCCACGCGGGTTGA
- a CDS encoding 2-oxo acid dehydrogenase subunit E2, whose translation MGRRFKPLEPFRGWRKLAVHSWYGTGDPSTYALVDIPMQGAIDYMERLRQETGVHITLTHLVVRGVALALARFPEMNGIVAHGRIYLRETTDIFMQVATGGGAELSGLKITSADQKSVLEIAREVEERVARIRARRDQQVERTKSMLDRIPSRILGRVMRSIAYLVYDLDLDLTRFGIVKDEFGSAMVSNAGTFGVGVALAPLIPFSRTPMVVLMGALEDKVVAVDGRIVIQPTITLGVTLDHRVMDGYHGGHMIQICRGYLENPEPHELRLPRPVAAAAAAGAMPSL comes from the coding sequence ATGGGCCGGAGGTTCAAGCCGCTGGAGCCCTTCCGCGGCTGGCGCAAGCTCGCGGTGCACTCCTGGTATGGCACCGGCGACCCCAGCACCTATGCGCTGGTCGACATCCCGATGCAGGGCGCCATCGACTACATGGAGCGCCTGCGCCAGGAGACCGGCGTCCACATCACCCTGACCCACCTGGTGGTCCGCGGCGTCGCGCTCGCGCTGGCCCGCTTCCCGGAGATGAACGGCATCGTCGCGCACGGACGCATCTACCTGCGTGAGACGACGGACATCTTCATGCAGGTCGCGACCGGCGGCGGGGCCGAGCTGTCGGGCCTCAAGATCACCAGCGCCGACCAGAAGAGCGTCCTCGAGATCGCGCGCGAGGTCGAGGAGCGGGTGGCGCGCATCCGTGCCCGGCGCGATCAGCAGGTCGAGCGCACGAAGTCCATGCTCGACCGCATCCCGAGCCGCATCCTGGGGCGGGTGATGCGGTCGATCGCCTACCTCGTCTACGACCTCGACCTCGACCTCACCCGCTTCGGCATCGTGAAGGACGAGTTCGGCAGTGCGATGGTGAGCAACGCCGGAACGTTCGGGGTGGGCGTCGCGCTGGCGCCGTTGATCCCGTTCAGCCGTACGCCGATGGTCGTCCTGATGGGCGCCCTCGAGGACAAGGTCGTCGCCGTCGACGGGCGTATCGTGATCCAGCCCACGATCACGCTCGGGGTCACGCTCGATCACCGCGTGATGGACGGCTACCACGGCGGCCACATGATCCAGATATGCCGCGGCTACCTCGAGAATCCCGAGCCGCACGAGCTGCGGCTGCCGCGGCCGGTCGCCGCGGCTGCGGCGGCGGGCGCTATGCCCAGCCTATGA
- a CDS encoding dCMP deaminase family protein — translation MSDRPSWDQYFMTITRQVAERSTCCRAKVGAVIVRDKNILATGYNGAPAGMPHCLDVGCLVYKSTTPSGEVEENCFRTIHAEINAIAQAAKNGAQIRDGDIYITHTPCIHCFKVLINVGIRRVFYEKPYKLHTLEEWRPYAEGVELVQVS, via the coding sequence ATGAGCGACCGACCGAGCTGGGATCAGTACTTCATGACCATCACCCGCCAGGTGGCCGAGCGGTCGACCTGCTGCCGGGCCAAGGTCGGGGCCGTGATCGTGCGCGACAAGAACATCCTCGCGACCGGCTACAACGGCGCGCCGGCCGGCATGCCGCACTGCCTTGACGTCGGCTGCCTCGTCTACAAGTCGACGACGCCGTCGGGCGAGGTCGAGGAGAACTGCTTCCGCACGATCCACGCCGAGATCAACGCGATCGCGCAGGCCGCGAAGAACGGCGCGCAGATCCGCGACGGCGACATCTACATCACGCACACGCCGTGCATCCATTGCTTCAAGGTGCTGATCAACGTCGGCATCCGGCGCGTCTTCTACGAGAAGCCGTACAAGCTGCATACGCTCGAGGAGTGGCGGCCCTACGCCGAGGGCGTCGAGCTGGTGCAGGTGAGCTGA
- a CDS encoding SAM-dependent chlorinase/fluorinase: MSDCAITLTTDFGLTDPFVGIMKGVIARRAPGVAVIDVSHGIPPQDVFAGALVLRHAVAWFPPGSVHVAVVDPGVGSARRALAVEIDDGILVGPDNGVLALAFADGVRRAVVLTEERFFLRPRSHTFHGRDVFAPIAAAIATGTDLDALGPRVDDPVRLALPAVRREGARLHGTVIYVDHFGNLVTNIAEPALPAGAGPVSIAGVTLPRVDAAYAAVDAGQPVALINSWGLLEVAVRDGSARTMLDAGVGTPVAVGCA, translated from the coding sequence ATGAGCGACTGCGCGATCACGCTCACCACCGACTTCGGGCTCACCGATCCCTTCGTCGGCATCATGAAGGGCGTGATCGCGCGGCGTGCGCCGGGCGTCGCGGTGATCGACGTCTCGCACGGCATCCCGCCGCAGGACGTGTTCGCCGGCGCGCTCGTGCTGCGCCACGCCGTCGCCTGGTTCCCGCCGGGCAGCGTCCACGTCGCGGTGGTGGATCCGGGCGTCGGCAGCGCGCGGCGGGCGCTCGCGGTCGAGATCGACGACGGCATCCTCGTCGGCCCCGACAACGGCGTCCTGGCGCTCGCCTTCGCGGACGGCGTCCGGCGCGCGGTGGTCCTCACCGAGGAGCGCTTCTTCCTCCGGCCGCGCAGCCACACGTTCCACGGTCGCGACGTGTTCGCGCCGATCGCCGCGGCGATCGCGACAGGGACGGACCTCGACGCGCTCGGGCCGCGCGTCGACGATCCAGTGCGTCTCGCGCTCCCTGCCGTCCGGCGGGAGGGAGCGCGCCTCCACGGCACCGTGATCTACGTCGACCACTTCGGCAACCTGGTGACGAACATTGCGGAGCCAGCGTTGCCAGCGGGCGCGGGACCGGTCAGCATCGCCGGCGTGACGCTGCCCCGGGTCGATGCCGCCTATGCAGCCGTCGACGCCGGGCAGCCGGTGGCGCTGATCAACAGCTGGGGGCTCCTCGAGGTCGCCGTCCGCGACGGCTCGGCCCGCACCATGCTCGACGCCGGCGTCGGCACGCCGGTCGCCGTGGGATGCGCCTGA
- the pgeF gene encoding peptidoglycan editing factor PgeF: MLRHPGWTWPGLHHGFLGRAAAGADGWDAAAAAAGMPLPVVTARQVHGTAVVEAARWDERPPADAVVTGARGLLVGVVTADCTPVLLVDPQRRLAAAVHAGWRGAAAGVVEAAIEALRARFAVEPGDLHACLGPTIGGCCYQVGAEVREAFVARTGERTAAAWQPDGDRHRLDLRAAVTSLLHAAGVGDVVSVGPCTACDAGWYSYRRDGAGAGRQVGVIGWA; the protein is encoded by the coding sequence GTGCTGCGTCATCCCGGGTGGACGTGGCCCGGCCTGCATCACGGCTTCCTCGGCCGAGCCGCGGCGGGCGCCGACGGATGGGACGCGGCCGCAGCCGCGGCGGGCATGCCGCTGCCGGTCGTCACGGCGCGCCAGGTGCACGGCACGGCGGTCGTCGAGGCGGCGCGCTGGGACGAGCGGCCGCCGGCGGACGCCGTCGTCACCGGCGCGCGCGGGCTTCTCGTCGGCGTCGTCACGGCGGATTGCACGCCGGTGCTGCTCGTCGATCCACAGCGCCGCCTCGCCGCGGCGGTGCACGCGGGCTGGCGCGGCGCCGCGGCAGGCGTCGTCGAGGCGGCGATCGAGGCGTTGCGCGCGCGGTTCGCCGTCGAACCGGGAGACCTGCACGCGTGCCTCGGGCCGACGATCGGCGGCTGCTGCTACCAGGTCGGGGCGGAGGTGCGCGAGGCGTTCGTCGCGCGCACCGGCGAGCGCACGGCCGCCGCGTGGCAGCCCGACGGCGATCGCCATCGCCTCGACCTGCGCGCTGCGGTGACGTCGCTGCTGCACGCGGCGGGCGTCGGCGACGTCGTGTCGGTCGGGCCGTGCACCGCGTGCGACGCGGGCTGGTACTCCTACCGGCGCGACGGCGCAGGGGCCGGACGCCAGGTCGGCGTCATAGGCTGGGCATAG
- a CDS encoding COX15/CtaA family protein — MATSAAVLDVPASPAVRPAARGFAHYAWWTLGATLFVILWGAFVRATGSGAGCGSHWPLCNGEVVPRSPTAETLVEFGHRLTSGAALLLVIGLVVGAWRRFPRGDLVRSAAAWTAVFMVLEALIGAGLVLLELVAGDTSTARAVWMAGHLMNTFLLVATMALTAYWAGRAARPRGAMPLGARIALGAALGGVLVLGISGAVTALGDTLFPVATRAEGAALTFSPTAHLFVRLRIWHPTLAMLVGALVFVASLVTLRSVPGGGVARLAGAAVGLYALQLVIGLANVWLLAPIPLQLLHLLLADLLWIVLVLLTASAAAAPASS; from the coding sequence GTGGCGACCTCGGCCGCGGTCCTCGACGTCCCCGCTTCGCCCGCCGTCCGCCCGGCGGCCCGCGGCTTCGCGCACTACGCCTGGTGGACGCTCGGGGCCACCCTCTTCGTCATCCTCTGGGGCGCCTTCGTGCGCGCCACCGGCTCGGGCGCCGGCTGCGGCAGTCATTGGCCGCTGTGCAACGGCGAGGTCGTGCCGCGCTCGCCGACCGCCGAGACGCTCGTCGAGTTCGGCCATCGGCTCACCAGCGGCGCGGCGCTGCTGCTGGTGATCGGCCTCGTCGTCGGCGCCTGGCGCCGCTTCCCGCGCGGCGACCTCGTCCGCAGCGCCGCCGCCTGGACGGCGGTCTTCATGGTGCTCGAGGCGCTGATCGGCGCCGGGCTCGTCCTGCTCGAGCTGGTCGCGGGCGACACGTCGACGGCGCGCGCCGTGTGGATGGCCGGCCACCTGATGAACACGTTCCTGCTGGTTGCGACCATGGCGCTGACGGCGTACTGGGCGGGCCGCGCCGCGCGGCCGCGCGGCGCGATGCCGCTCGGCGCCCGCATCGCGCTCGGCGCAGCGCTCGGCGGCGTCCTCGTGCTCGGCATCAGCGGGGCCGTGACGGCGCTCGGCGACACGCTCTTCCCGGTCGCGACCCGTGCCGAAGGCGCCGCGCTCACCTTCTCCCCGACGGCGCACCTCTTCGTGCGCCTCCGCATCTGGCACCCGACGCTGGCCATGCTGGTCGGCGCGCTGGTGTTCGTCGCGTCGCTGGTGACGCTGCGGAGCGTCCCGGGCGGCGGCGTCGCACGTCTCGCCGGAGCGGCCGTCGGCCTCTATGCGCTCCAGCTCGTCATCGGCCTCGCGAACGTTTGGCTGCTGGCGCCGATTCCGCTCCAGCTCCTCCATCTGCTGCTGGCGGATCTCCTCTGGATCGTGCTCGTCCTGCTCACGGCGAGCGCGGCGGCGGCACCGGCGTCGTCCTGA
- a CDS encoding site-2 protease family protein, whose product MRLSSVEPRSTTWERAVPGPAAAVTAVARRGRFPYLHLVLLVVTALTTTVAGALWNGAPLEASLRLLLAGLPFSATLLAILFAHEMGHYLLCRRYGVDASLPYFLPAPPLVFIWGTIGAFIRIRSPFPDRRALFDIGAGGPWAGFVPAVAATAWGLAHSTIAPAPIESGMIEFGDSLLTHWLVWMVLDVESSRVVLHPVAFAGWTGLLVTSLNLLPVGQLDGGHVLHAVFRGRLRVISVLLIGFLVWLGLTRAEWLVWAAILTSLLMLGHPPPLDDDRPLGTARTLGAVASLLLFVVTFVPEPIRLLP is encoded by the coding sequence ATGCGCCTGAGCTCCGTGGAGCCGCGCTCGACGACGTGGGAGCGGGCCGTACCCGGCCCGGCCGCGGCGGTAACCGCGGTCGCACGTCGCGGGCGTTTCCCGTACCTCCACCTCGTCCTTCTCGTCGTGACGGCGCTCACCACGACCGTCGCGGGGGCGCTCTGGAACGGCGCGCCGCTCGAGGCCTCGCTGCGGCTGCTGCTCGCCGGCCTGCCCTTCTCCGCGACGCTGCTCGCGATCCTGTTCGCGCACGAGATGGGGCACTACCTCCTCTGCCGGCGCTACGGCGTCGATGCCTCCCTTCCCTACTTCCTGCCGGCGCCGCCGCTCGTCTTCATCTGGGGCACGATCGGCGCATTCATCCGCATCCGCTCGCCCTTCCCGGACCGGCGGGCGCTGTTCGACATCGGTGCCGGCGGGCCGTGGGCGGGCTTCGTCCCCGCCGTGGCCGCGACCGCGTGGGGGCTCGCGCACTCGACGATCGCGCCGGCGCCGATCGAGAGCGGCATGATCGAGTTCGGCGACTCGCTGCTCACGCACTGGCTCGTCTGGATGGTCCTCGACGTCGAGTCGTCGCGGGTCGTGCTCCATCCCGTCGCCTTCGCGGGCTGGACGGGGTTGCTCGTCACGTCGCTCAACCTGCTGCCGGTGGGCCAGCTCGACGGCGGGCACGTCCTCCATGCGGTGTTCCGCGGACGGCTGCGGGTGATCTCGGTGCTGCTGATCGGCTTCCTCGTCTGGCTCGGCCTGACGCGTGCGGAGTGGCTCGTCTGGGCCGCGATCCTGACGTCCCTCCTGATGCTCGGCCACCCGCCGCCGCTCGACGACGACCGCCCCCTCGGCACCGCCCGGACGCTGGGCGCGGTGGCCAGCCTGCTGCTATTCGTCGTGACGTTCGTACCGGAGCCGATCCGGCTCCTGCCCTGA
- a CDS encoding RlmE family RNA methyltransferase, producing the protein MSYERKDAHYRKAKATGLRARSAFKLEELDARYRLLRPGDHVVDLGAWPGGWLQVAAARVGPRGRVVGVDLQAIAPLGPNVVTLSGDIGDPATVALVRERLGRPADVVLSDLAPKLSGIRDADEARATALVGTVLDVLPMLLRPDGRLLVKLFTNPSQRELVARIGTQFHDVRTTRPEASRRGSSELYAVATSYRGPGDNLGTY; encoded by the coding sequence GTGAGCTACGAGCGCAAGGACGCCCACTACCGCAAGGCCAAGGCCACCGGCCTGCGGGCACGGAGCGCCTTCAAGCTGGAGGAGCTCGACGCCCGCTATCGTCTACTGCGGCCGGGGGATCACGTCGTCGATCTCGGTGCCTGGCCGGGCGGCTGGCTCCAGGTCGCGGCGGCGCGCGTGGGACCGCGGGGGCGCGTCGTCGGCGTCGACCTTCAGGCGATCGCACCGCTCGGACCGAACGTCGTAACCCTGAGCGGCGACATCGGTGATCCCGCCACCGTCGCGCTCGTGCGCGAGCGGCTCGGCCGCCCGGCCGACGTCGTCCTCTCGGATCTCGCACCGAAGCTCTCCGGGATTCGCGACGCCGACGAAGCGCGCGCCACCGCCCTCGTCGGCACGGTGCTCGACGTCCTGCCGATGCTCCTGCGCCCGGACGGGCGTCTGCTCGTGAAGCTCTTCACGAACCCGAGCCAGCGCGAGCTCGTCGCCCGCATCGGAACGCAGTTCCACGACGTCCGCACGACCCGACCCGAAGCCTCGCGCCGCGGCTCGTCCGAGCTGTATGCCGTCGCCACGAGCTACCGGGGGCCTGGGGATAACTTGGGGACTTACTGA
- the gloB gene encoding hydroxyacylglutathione hydrolase — translation MDVVPIPQLSDNYAYLVVDPATRAAAVVDCAEAGPVLDAVTAQGVRLTTVLATHHHYDHVGGNADLLATLPNLRVYGSAGDAPRIPGITNQLGDGDPVEVGSLRARAILIPAHTSGHVAYYFAEAGAVFTGDTLFAGGCGRLFEGDAAQMMASLGKLAALPDATRVYCGHEYTLKNLQFAHELEPGNEALTRKLAAVETLRRDGKPTVPSTIAEEKATNPFLRVDSPELSASARVRVPDLPAGDRVALFAAVRALKDRF, via the coding sequence GTGGACGTCGTTCCCATTCCGCAGCTGAGCGACAACTACGCGTACCTCGTCGTCGATCCGGCGACGCGTGCGGCGGCGGTGGTCGACTGCGCCGAGGCAGGGCCGGTGCTGGACGCGGTGACCGCGCAGGGAGTGCGGCTGACGACGGTACTGGCGACGCATCACCACTACGACCACGTCGGCGGCAACGCCGACCTGCTCGCCACGCTGCCGAACCTGCGCGTGTACGGCTCGGCGGGCGACGCCCCACGCATCCCCGGGATCACGAACCAGCTCGGCGACGGCGATCCGGTCGAGGTCGGCAGCCTGCGCGCTCGTGCCATCCTCATCCCGGCGCACACGAGCGGCCACGTCGCCTACTATTTCGCCGAGGCCGGGGCCGTGTTCACCGGCGATACCCTCTTCGCCGGCGGCTGCGGCCGTCTCTTCGAGGGCGACGCGGCCCAGATGATGGCGTCGCTCGGCAAGCTCGCGGCCCTGCCCGACGCTACCCGCGTCTATTGCGGGCACGAGTACACCCTGAAGAACCTCCAGTTCGCACACGAGCTGGAGCCGGGGAACGAGGCCCTGACGCGCAAGCTCGCGGCCGTCGAGACGCTGCGTCGCGACGGCAAGCCGACCGTCCCCAGCACGATCGCCGAGGAAAAGGCGACGAACCCGTTCCTGCGCGTCGACAGCCCGGAGCTCTCGGCGTCGGCGCGGGTCCGGGTTCCCGACCTCCCGGCGGGCGATCGGGTGGCGCTGTTCGCCGCGGTGCGTGCGTTGAAGGACCGCTTCTGA
- a CDS encoding CBS domain-containing protein, with product MTERVTSVAPDTPLDAIAATLVGEAISGVPVVDASEAVVGMVTESDIITALLRQDAADTPARTLMSAPAITIDEFAPTDEVITVLRERRIHHLPVVRAGKLVGIIAPSDVLRYFVERDLPTPPEAG from the coding sequence ATGACCGAGCGGGTGACCTCGGTGGCACCCGATACGCCGCTCGACGCGATCGCCGCGACGCTCGTCGGCGAAGCGATCAGCGGCGTCCCCGTCGTCGACGCCAGCGAAGCCGTCGTCGGCATGGTGACGGAGAGCGACATCATCACCGCGCTGCTCCGTCAGGACGCCGCCGACACGCCGGCCCGCACGCTGATGTCGGCGCCGGCTATCACCATCGACGAGTTCGCGCCCACCGACGAGGTGATCACCGTCCTGCGCGAGCGGCGCATCCACCACCTGCCGGTGGTCCGTGCCGGCAAGCTGGTCGGCATCATCGCGCCGTCCGACGTGCTGCGCTACTTCGTCGAGCGCGACCTGCCCACGCCGCCCGAGGCGGGCTGA